In Bacteroidota bacterium, the genomic window CATCTTCTATCGTTTTTGCCTTTTAAATGTTGTCCATAAGTTTTTAAAACATAGCGACATGCTGAATCACCAATAGCATGAGTGCAAATCTGATAATTATTTTTGATAGCGATATTGCAATATTTAAAAAAATACTCATCATCATGTACCATTAAGCCATAATTTGCTGTATCATCGGAGTATGTTTCAATAAGGCAAGCACCACGTGAACCGAGTGCACCATCTGAAAATAATTTTATAGATCTAACATTTAGCCTTTCAGTTTTATAAATTCCATGTTCTTTTATAAAATCAATATTCTCATCATTTGCGGAAAGCATTGCATAAATTCTCATTTTCAATTTTCCAGATTTATGCATTTTGTCTATTGCTTCAATTACGTTTCTGTCTAATCCTGCATCATAAATACTAGTTAATCCAACTTCAAAACAATTTTCTTGTGCGATATTTAAAGCATTAAAAATATCTTCATCAGAATTGTCATCAATAATATTACTAATCATATCCATTGCATTATCAATGAGTACACCTGTAAGTTGATTATTTTTTTTCAAAAATTCTCCACCATCAACTTTTGAATCAATGGTAATAGATGCTATTTTCAAAGCTTCTGAATTTGCAATAGCGGCATGTCCGTCAATCCTGTACAGAATTACAGGACGGTTAGGGAAAAGGCTGTCTAACTTTTTGTTGTCAGGATATTCCTTAACTTCCCAATCGTTTTGATCCCATCCTCTACCAATAATCCATTCTGAATTGTATTTTTTTGCGTATTGTTTAACAATTTCCAATACTTCTTCAAAAGATTTTGTTCCTGTAAAATTTGGTCTTTGTTTGTACAATCCGTATCCAACAAAATGACAATGTGGGTCAATGAATCCGGGGTAAACTATTTTTCCATTTAAATCAATAATATTATCTGAAATATATTTTTCTTCAATTTCCTCATTTGAACCTATGGAAATAA contains:
- a CDS encoding amidohydrolase family protein, whose amino-acid sequence is MEKVDLIVKNAKVYTVDSSFNIAESFAIKNGKFISIGSNEEIEEKYISDNIIDLNGKIVYPGFIDPHCHFVGYGLYKQRPNFTGTKSFEEVLEIVKQYAKKYNSEWIIGRGWDQNDWEVKEYPDNKKLDSLFPNRPVILYRIDGHAAIANSEALKIASITIDSKVDGGEFLKKNNQLTGVLIDNAMDMISNIIDDNSDEDIFNALNIAQENCFEVGLTSIYDAGLDRNVIEAIDKMHKSGKLKMRIYAMLSANDENIDFIKEHGIYKTERLNVRSIKLFSDGALGSRGACLIETYSDDTANYGLMVHDDEYFFKYCNIAIKNNYQICTHAIGDSACRYVLKTYGQHLKGKNDRRWRIEHSQVVNENDFPLYKRYSIIPSVQTTHATSDMYWAVDRLGKERIKNAYAYKKLLKQNGWLANGSDFPIESINPLFGFYAGTVRKDQKAFPENGFYPENALTRKEVLKAMTIWAAKSGFEENEKGSIEVGKVADFVVLNEDIMTMDLEKTFKAKVLKTYIGGEQVFPAKKID